From Klebsiella electrica, the proteins below share one genomic window:
- a CDS encoding glutathione S-transferase family protein has product MITLWGRNNSTNVKKVRWALAELELPYQHIMAGLEFGLNHDPEYLAMNPNGLVPLLKDDARDLVLWESNAIIRYLAAEYGQDRLWLASPRQRAQSDKWMDWANGSLSPAHRPVLMGLVRTPEDKRDPAAIAAGIAACEALFAILDAELATSAWLSGEAFGLGDIAVAPFVYNLMEMVDTWQPRPHLQRWYQQLNERQAWRDVVMIPVT; this is encoded by the coding sequence ATGATTACGCTATGGGGCAGAAATAACTCGACGAATGTGAAGAAAGTACGCTGGGCGCTGGCGGAGCTGGAGCTTCCATATCAGCATATTATGGCAGGGCTGGAGTTTGGCTTAAATCATGACCCGGAATATCTGGCGATGAATCCGAACGGTCTGGTGCCGCTGTTGAAAGATGATGCCCGTGACCTCGTCCTTTGGGAATCGAACGCCATTATTCGCTATCTGGCCGCCGAGTATGGTCAGGACCGTTTATGGCTCGCTTCGCCGCGCCAGCGCGCGCAGAGCGACAAATGGATGGACTGGGCGAACGGTTCGCTTTCTCCCGCCCACCGTCCGGTGTTGATGGGACTGGTGAGAACGCCAGAGGATAAGCGCGATCCGGCAGCCATCGCCGCCGGTATTGCCGCCTGTGAAGCGCTTTTCGCTATTCTTGACGCTGAACTGGCCACCTCTGCCTGGCTGTCCGGAGAGGCCTTTGGCCTCGGCGATATCGCCGTGGCGCCGTTCGTTTATAACCTGATGGAGATGGTGGACACCTGGCAGCCGCGTCCGCACCTGCAGCGTTGGTATCAGCAGCTTAATGAACGCCAGGCGTGGCGCGATGTGGTGATGATTCCGGTCACCTGA